A genomic stretch from Caulobacter sp. FWC2 includes:
- the rpe gene encoding ribulose-phosphate 3-epimerase, translated as MTAPLIAPSILASDFAKLGEEVAAIEAAGADWVHVDVMDGHFVPNITLGPDIVKAIRPHAKIPFDVHLMISPADPYLEAFRAAGADLISIHPEAGPHLHRSLKHIRELGAKAGVVFNPSTGLDHVEWILEDVDLLLVMSVNPGFGGQSFIPGQLRKVEALRKLVDKAGLDIIIEVDGGVTPATAPQCVAAGATALVAGSAVFKGGPATYADNIRALKGG; from the coding sequence ATGACCGCGCCGCTTATCGCCCCCTCGATCCTCGCCTCCGACTTCGCCAAGCTGGGCGAGGAAGTCGCCGCCATCGAGGCGGCCGGCGCCGACTGGGTCCATGTCGACGTGATGGACGGCCATTTCGTGCCCAACATCACGCTCGGCCCCGACATCGTCAAAGCCATCCGGCCGCACGCCAAGATCCCGTTCGACGTGCACCTGATGATCAGCCCGGCGGACCCATACCTGGAAGCGTTCCGCGCCGCCGGGGCCGACCTGATCAGCATCCATCCCGAGGCCGGTCCGCACCTGCACCGTTCGCTCAAGCACATCCGCGAGCTGGGGGCCAAGGCCGGGGTGGTGTTCAACCCGTCGACCGGCCTGGACCACGTCGAGTGGATCCTGGAGGACGTCGACCTGCTGCTGGTCATGTCGGTCAATCCCGGCTTCGGCGGCCAGAGCTTCATCCCCGGCCAGCTGCGCAAGGTCGAGGCCCTGCGCAAGCTCGTGGACAAGGCCGGTCTCGACATCATCATCGAGGTCGACGGCGGCGTGACCCCGGCGACCGCCCCGCAATGCGTCGCGGCGGGCGCCACCGCCCTGGTCGCCGGCTCGGCGGTGTTCAAGGGCGGTCCAGCCACCTATGCCGACAACATCCGCGCGCTGAAGGGCGGCTGA
- a CDS encoding DUF2339 domain-containing protein has translation MEWLVILALGAWIYRQGQQIRKLERRLDAADAAPRVALEPVPPPAETSAIAERMAAPPPALEPKAVPEPVQPRVPTPELAQAPRVAAASLPPPRINRESVSTWLSENGLAWIGGGGLALGGLLLVAYAAQRGLFIPEFRIALAVILGAAMLGASEWILRQAPSVVGGRHLLAAAVSAGAGAVTLYGAICAAHGLYHLIPLGLAAVLAAGVSLGLLGLSLRHGEPLALVAMVGAVLTPAFTGLPDWSPLALTAYAGLIGATGFSISALRLWGKAGGATIVGLLLLSGVPLAQHQILPAAIIQILAAAGPFAATLWRRRFRPDDTGDPAGSDFQGLPALALVLATLASVGPWFSAPVAAGQMPIAILVSGFLIVLAAALALRDMIRPGLFALPVGMAILCQLLAMVIAVRAPAFAAQLPWLYAQTALIPAIALWLALGLPAIERTRVLAIGGIGVAILASLTWPILHAAKIDLGWAPAAVLAAALFGAAVLIARRVEQASTDRGLALWLAAAAEMAFLAVHAAVAPRFEPAAFGLAALALAVAAWRLPWRGLAPASVVGGLIAFIAMMRPDFIGAALDGRLPPETLLAVSAVEAGLLATSSALIWKGGGESVRNEVEAQRATGLLIVLLALFAALHVVMAGPRDQGGDGLLEASLRTLMLLSTGLLLVLRQRPDDGPITRWRTVIVVSLGVAHGVLLQGLVWNPWWGMGEAPAGPPVLNTLLLSYLAPAGLLAAIAWRRRPAEDRWTKTWVLAIPLFALLWAVLALRHLFHGAVMSPAPIGRAEGAAYALLALLAARQLSAPSLAGRAGAAWLARVGPVFGWLALIVAGLVFGVRASPWWGPMSQPLAPFSAALLLFGLYGLGAGAMLGLRRADRPFDRTALAMAVGTLFVLLTLLIRYVFHGGDMHAATGNAGLETWTFSALWAVFGLAVLGLGAARKDIVLRWAGLAALLFTAAKVVGFDLARLEGVTRAASFLAVGALFIGGALLARRLNARRRSAEDLEV, from the coding sequence ATGGAATGGCTTGTGATCCTGGCTCTGGGGGCCTGGATCTATCGACAGGGCCAGCAGATCCGGAAGCTCGAGCGGCGGCTGGACGCCGCCGACGCCGCGCCGCGCGTGGCCCTCGAGCCCGTCCCGCCGCCAGCGGAAACCTCGGCGATCGCCGAGCGGATGGCGGCGCCCCCGCCTGCGCTTGAGCCGAAAGCCGTCCCTGAACCTGTCCAGCCCAGGGTTCCGACACCCGAGCTCGCACAGGCGCCCCGCGTTGCGGCCGCGTCCCTACCGCCACCCAGGATCAACCGCGAGTCGGTCTCCACGTGGCTGTCCGAGAACGGCCTGGCCTGGATCGGCGGCGGCGGTCTGGCGCTGGGCGGCCTGCTGCTGGTGGCCTATGCCGCCCAGCGCGGGCTGTTCATTCCCGAATTCCGCATCGCCCTGGCCGTGATCCTGGGCGCGGCGATGCTGGGCGCCAGCGAGTGGATCCTGCGCCAGGCGCCGTCGGTCGTCGGCGGTCGCCACCTGCTGGCCGCCGCCGTCTCGGCCGGGGCGGGGGCGGTCACCCTGTACGGCGCGATCTGTGCGGCCCACGGGCTCTATCACCTGATCCCTCTAGGCCTAGCCGCCGTTCTGGCCGCCGGCGTCTCGCTGGGCTTGCTGGGCTTGTCACTACGACACGGCGAGCCCCTGGCCCTGGTGGCCATGGTCGGCGCCGTACTGACGCCCGCCTTCACCGGCCTGCCGGACTGGTCGCCGCTGGCCTTGACGGCCTATGCGGGGCTGATCGGCGCGACGGGGTTCTCGATCTCGGCCCTGCGCCTGTGGGGCAAGGCGGGCGGCGCGACGATCGTCGGCCTGCTGCTGCTCAGCGGCGTCCCCTTGGCCCAACACCAGATCCTTCCGGCGGCGATCATCCAGATCCTGGCCGCCGCCGGGCCGTTCGCCGCGACGCTGTGGCGACGCCGCTTCCGGCCCGACGACACGGGGGATCCCGCCGGAAGCGACTTCCAAGGTCTGCCCGCCCTGGCGCTGGTGCTGGCCACCCTGGCGTCGGTCGGCCCCTGGTTCTCGGCCCCGGTCGCGGCGGGACAGATGCCGATCGCCATCCTGGTGTCGGGGTTTCTCATCGTCCTGGCGGCCGCCCTGGCCCTCCGGGACATGATCCGCCCTGGCCTGTTCGCCTTGCCCGTCGGCATGGCGATCCTCTGCCAACTCCTGGCCATGGTCATCGCCGTGCGCGCCCCCGCCTTTGCCGCGCAGCTGCCATGGCTTTACGCCCAGACCGCCTTGATTCCAGCGATCGCGCTCTGGCTGGCGCTGGGCCTCCCCGCCATCGAGCGCACGCGCGTCCTGGCCATCGGCGGCATCGGCGTGGCGATCCTGGCCAGCCTGACCTGGCCGATCCTGCACGCGGCGAAGATCGACCTCGGCTGGGCGCCGGCCGCGGTCCTGGCGGCGGCCCTGTTCGGCGCGGCGGTTCTGATCGCGCGACGGGTCGAACAGGCTTCGACGGACCGAGGCCTGGCGCTATGGCTGGCGGCCGCGGCTGAGATGGCCTTCCTGGCCGTGCACGCCGCCGTCGCGCCGCGCTTCGAGCCCGCCGCCTTCGGCCTGGCCGCCCTCGCCCTGGCCGTCGCCGCCTGGCGTCTGCCCTGGCGAGGCCTGGCCCCCGCCAGCGTGGTGGGCGGCCTGATCGCGTTCATCGCCATGATGCGCCCGGACTTCATCGGCGCGGCCCTGGACGGGCGTCTGCCGCCGGAGACGCTGCTGGCGGTCAGCGCCGTGGAGGCCGGCTTGCTGGCCACATCCTCCGCATTGATCTGGAAGGGCGGCGGCGAGAGCGTCCGCAACGAGGTCGAGGCCCAACGCGCGACCGGCCTGCTGATCGTGCTGCTGGCGCTGTTCGCGGCCCTGCATGTCGTCATGGCGGGACCACGCGATCAGGGCGGCGACGGCCTGCTGGAGGCCTCGCTGCGCACCCTGATGCTGCTGAGCACGGGCCTGCTGCTGGTGCTGCGCCAGCGCCCTGATGACGGTCCGATCACGCGCTGGCGCACGGTGATCGTGGTCAGCCTGGGCGTCGCGCACGGGGTGCTGCTGCAAGGCCTGGTCTGGAACCCCTGGTGGGGCATGGGCGAGGCGCCCGCCGGACCGCCGGTGCTGAACACCCTGCTCCTGTCCTATCTGGCGCCGGCCGGCCTGCTCGCGGCGATCGCCTGGCGGCGGCGGCCGGCGGAGGATCGCTGGACCAAGACGTGGGTCCTGGCCATCCCGCTCTTCGCCCTGCTGTGGGCCGTGCTGGCGCTGCGCCACCTTTTCCACGGCGCGGTGATGAGCCCTGCGCCGATCGGCCGGGCCGAGGGGGCGGCCTATGCGCTCCTCGCCCTGCTCGCCGCTCGTCAACTGAGCGCGCCCAGCCTGGCCGGCCGCGCCGGCGCCGCCTGGCTGGCTCGGGTCGGCCCCGTCTTCGGCTGGCTGGCGCTGATCGTCGCCGGCCTGGTGTTCGGCGTCCGCGCCAGTCCCTGGTGGGGGCCGATGAGCCAGCCGCTGGCTCCGTTCAGCGCGGCGCTGCTGCTGTTTGGCCTCTACGGCCTGGGCGCGGGGGCGATGCTGGGCCTGAGGCGCGCGGACCGACCGTTTGACAGGACCGCCCTGGCGATGGCGGTCGGGACGCTGTTCGTGCTGCTGACCCTGCTGATCCGCTACGTCTTCCACGGCGGCGACATGCACGCGGCCACGGGAAACGCGGGCCTGGAGACCTGGACCTTCTCGGCGCTCTGGGCGGTGTTCGGTCTGGCGGTGCTGGGGCTGGGCGCGGCGCGCAAGGACATCGTCCTGCGCTGGGCGGGCCTGGCGGCCCTGCTGTTCACGGCGGCCAAGGTGGTGGGGTTCGACCTGGCGCGGCTGGAAGGCGTTACGCGCGCGGCCTCGTTCCTGGCCGTCGGCGCGCTGTTCATCGGCGGCGCCCTGCTGGCCCGTCGCCTGAACGCGCGGCGCCGGTCAGCGGAGGATCTGGAGGTCTAA
- a CDS encoding RsmB/NOP family class I SAM-dependent RNA methyltransferase — protein sequence MTQELNDGLPAREAALTLIDAALSRRGGIDEAASANGFRFLEPRERAFARALAMAVLRHLGPIDRALAAKLQKAPPDRVMHLLRLGAAQAFYLEVPAFAAVATSVELAGANKASRPFKGLVNAVLRGLLRDPPPTNDPTLLAPPWLYSRWVAAFGEATAREIASQIALEPATDLSLKPSADAAVLAEALEAEILDGGTLRVRRKGDVAAWPNFEDGTWWVQDAAAAIPARLLDVKAGDSVLDLCAAPGGKTLQLAAAGASVVALDRSAARLKRVAENLERMGLTAEIVAADAAAWEDARTFDAILLDAPCSATGTFRRHPDVLWAARPGDVASLAGVQSKILDSAADRLKPGGRLVYTVCSLEPEEGEAQVEAFLARRKDMALEPITAGEGGSPEASLTARGTLRLLPHQRDGGQDGFFAARFRKATA from the coding sequence GTGACTCAAGAACTGAACGACGGCCTCCCCGCCCGGGAAGCCGCCCTGACCCTGATCGACGCGGCCCTCTCGCGCCGCGGCGGCATCGATGAAGCCGCCTCCGCCAACGGTTTCCGCTTCCTGGAGCCGCGTGAGCGGGCCTTCGCGCGCGCCCTGGCCATGGCCGTGCTGCGCCACCTCGGCCCCATCGACCGCGCCCTGGCCGCCAAGCTGCAGAAGGCCCCGCCGGACCGGGTGATGCACCTGCTGCGCCTCGGTGCGGCCCAGGCCTTCTATCTGGAGGTCCCGGCCTTTGCCGCCGTGGCCACCTCGGTCGAGCTGGCCGGGGCCAACAAGGCCAGCCGTCCGTTCAAGGGGCTGGTCAACGCGGTGCTGCGCGGCCTGCTGCGCGATCCGCCGCCGACCAACGATCCCACCTTGCTGGCCCCGCCCTGGCTCTATTCGCGCTGGGTGGCCGCGTTCGGCGAGGCGACGGCCCGCGAGATCGCCAGTCAGATCGCCCTGGAGCCCGCCACCGACCTCTCCCTGAAGCCCTCCGCCGACGCGGCCGTGCTGGCCGAAGCGCTGGAGGCCGAGATCCTCGACGGCGGAACCCTGCGCGTGCGCCGCAAGGGCGATGTCGCCGCCTGGCCGAACTTCGAGGACGGGACCTGGTGGGTGCAGGACGCCGCCGCCGCCATCCCCGCCCGCCTGCTGGACGTCAAGGCCGGCGACAGCGTGCTCGACCTCTGCGCCGCGCCCGGCGGCAAGACCCTGCAGCTGGCCGCCGCCGGCGCGAGCGTCGTGGCCCTGGACCGCTCGGCCGCGAGGCTCAAGCGTGTCGCCGAGAACCTGGAGCGCATGGGCCTGACCGCCGAGATCGTCGCCGCCGACGCGGCCGCCTGGGAGGACGCGCGCACCTTCGACGCCATTCTGCTGGACGCCCCTTGCAGCGCCACCGGCACCTTCCGCCGCCATCCGGACGTGCTGTGGGCCGCCCGCCCCGGCGACGTGGCCAGCCTGGCCGGCGTGCAGTCGAAGATCCTCGACAGCGCCGCCGACCGCCTCAAGCCCGGCGGCCGCCTCGTCTACACCGTGTGCTCGCTCGAGCCGGAAGAGGGCGAGGCCCAGGTCGAGGCCTTCCTGGCGCGCCGCAAGGACATGGCGCTGGAGCCGATCACCGCCGGCGAAGGCGGGTCTCCCGAGGCCAGCCTGACCGCGCGCGGGACCCTGCGCCTGCTGCCGCATCAGCGCGACGGCGGCCAGGACGGCTTCTTTGCCGCGCGGTTTCGTAAGGCGACAGCCTAG
- a CDS encoding DUF1674 domain-containing protein, producing the protein MSEPSNPSAPPEIAASDLPGEVPGAAPGKALSPAARRALEEAAARRAAEEAAALPLEKGGREGPEPTRFGDWEKKGVAVDF; encoded by the coding sequence ATGTCCGAGCCGTCCAACCCGTCCGCGCCGCCTGAAATCGCCGCTTCCGATCTCCCTGGCGAAGTCCCCGGCGCCGCGCCGGGCAAGGCTCTGAGCCCCGCCGCCCGCCGCGCGCTGGAAGAGGCCGCCGCCCGCCGCGCCGCTGAAGAGGCCGCCGCCCTGCCGCTGGAAAAGGGCGGCCGCGAGGGCCCCGAGCCGACTCGCTTCGGCGACTGGGAGAAGAAGGGCGTGGCGGTCGACTTCTGA
- a CDS encoding heparinase II/III family protein, with protein sequence MAVKRSASGSKFPASRRGGVLWEAIGAELSGHVAREWYGSGPHRLLIAFPRPEGLSARPHEPRPVDPEHGKKILAGTLTLDGGALRLGPDGDPFDTASPSRRFAVSLHRFDWLPDLAAAGSDGARRSLRLIDDWRRVFGKWNAFSWSPECLERRVFHLACAAKTLAAEGSDAEIADLTRDLARQARHLVEITAAPARILERAAVATLAGCVLAGKPGERLIDKGLKALLRHLDRMVLADGGHATRSPEAGVELLFDLLTLDDALGQRGRPSPEALSRAIDRLSSAARFFTLGDGHLAAFHGGEAIAQPRIAAALAHDDAGPRPLNAAPHSGYHKMIGGSIELIADCGPPPAGPLSVAACAQPAAVEIVCAKDRLITSCGWSPEATGANAFRLSDAASTVSVGDGSAGRPLSGFRAKALGPWLVDGALQVEAKRHDDVGGVWLDIVHDGWRHVGLQHARRLFLDAVNDELRGEDSLTPFAGPADPNGPRRYLPFAVRFHLHPEARASIARDGKSVLIRGPSNIGWWLRNDAVDVEIAPTAHFDHGLARKAGQIVLKSQVRPEVGAKIRWKLTRAEG encoded by the coding sequence ATGGCCGTCAAGCGTTCCGCCAGCGGCTCGAAGTTCCCCGCGTCTAGACGCGGCGGCGTCCTATGGGAGGCCATCGGCGCCGAGCTGTCCGGCCACGTCGCCCGCGAGTGGTACGGCTCGGGCCCGCATCGCCTGCTGATCGCCTTCCCGCGCCCCGAAGGCCTCTCCGCCCGGCCGCATGAGCCGCGTCCGGTCGATCCCGAGCATGGCAAGAAGATCCTGGCCGGAACCCTGACCCTGGACGGCGGCGCCCTGCGCCTGGGTCCCGACGGCGACCCGTTCGACACCGCCAGCCCCTCGCGCCGCTTCGCCGTCAGCCTGCACCGGTTCGACTGGCTGCCGGACCTGGCCGCCGCCGGCTCGGACGGCGCCCGCCGCTCCCTGCGGCTGATCGACGACTGGCGGCGGGTGTTCGGCAAGTGGAACGCCTTCTCGTGGAGCCCCGAGTGCCTGGAGCGCCGGGTCTTCCACCTGGCCTGCGCCGCCAAGACCCTGGCCGCCGAGGGCAGCGACGCCGAGATCGCCGACCTGACCCGCGACCTGGCCCGCCAGGCCCGCCACCTGGTCGAGATCACCGCCGCCCCCGCCCGCATCCTGGAGCGCGCCGCCGTCGCCACGCTGGCCGGCTGCGTCCTGGCCGGCAAACCGGGCGAGCGGCTGATCGACAAGGGCCTCAAGGCCCTGCTGCGCCACCTCGACAGGATGGTGCTGGCCGACGGCGGCCACGCCACGCGCTCGCCCGAGGCCGGGGTCGAGCTCTTGTTCGACCTCTTGACCCTGGACGACGCCCTGGGCCAGCGCGGCCGGCCCAGCCCCGAGGCCCTCTCGCGGGCCATCGACCGCCTGTCGAGCGCCGCGCGGTTCTTCACGCTGGGCGACGGGCACCTGGCGGCCTTCCATGGCGGCGAGGCGATCGCCCAGCCACGCATCGCCGCCGCCCTGGCCCACGACGACGCCGGCCCGCGCCCGCTGAACGCCGCCCCGCACAGCGGCTATCACAAGATGATCGGCGGCAGCATCGAGCTGATCGCAGACTGTGGCCCGCCCCCGGCCGGCCCCTTGAGCGTCGCGGCCTGCGCCCAGCCGGCCGCCGTCGAGATCGTCTGCGCCAAGGACCGCCTGATCACCAGCTGCGGCTGGAGCCCCGAGGCCACCGGCGCCAACGCCTTCCGCCTGTCCGACGCAGCCTCGACCGTCTCGGTCGGCGACGGCTCGGCCGGCCGGCCGCTGTCGGGCTTCCGCGCCAAGGCCCTGGGTCCCTGGCTGGTCGACGGCGCCCTGCAGGTCGAGGCCAAGCGCCACGACGACGTCGGCGGGGTGTGGCTGGACATCGTCCACGACGGCTGGCGCCATGTGGGCCTGCAGCACGCCCGCCGCCTGTTCCTCGACGCGGTCAATGACGAGCTGCGCGGCGAGGACAGCCTGACCCCCTTCGCCGGCCCCGCCGACCCCAATGGCCCGCGCCGCTACCTGCCGTTCGCGGTGCGCTTCCACCTGCACCCCGAGGCCCGCGCCTCGATCGCCCGCGACGGCAAGAGCGTGCTGATCCGGGGACCCAGCAACATCGGCTGGTGGCTGCGAAACGACGCCGTCGACGTCGAGATCGCCCCCACCGCCCACTTCGACCACGGCCTGGCCCGCAAGGCCGGCCAGATCGTGCTGAAGAGCCAGGTGCGCCCGGAAGTCGGGGCCAAGATCCGCTGGAAACTGACCCGGGCGGAGGGGTAG
- a CDS encoding ester cyclase, translating to MEDLAERRIQVVRDHMALECVHDWDAVIATFEHPRYEMHGGGAVFDGEAAVRGYFAASRTPFPDQGNEVIAIAHAGDTVLVEFWLTGTHLGPLKIPGRTVEPTGKAFRIRMAASFEFASGSDKIICERPYYDQFAVLRALELG from the coding sequence TTGGAAGACCTTGCTGAACGCCGCATCCAGGTGGTGCGCGACCACATGGCGCTGGAGTGCGTCCACGACTGGGACGCGGTGATCGCCACTTTCGAGCATCCGCGCTACGAGATGCACGGCGGCGGCGCGGTGTTCGACGGCGAGGCCGCCGTGCGCGGCTATTTCGCCGCCTCGCGCACGCCGTTCCCGGACCAGGGCAACGAGGTCATCGCCATCGCCCACGCCGGCGACACGGTGCTGGTCGAGTTCTGGCTGACCGGCACGCATCTGGGGCCGCTGAAGATCCCCGGCCGCACGGTCGAGCCGACCGGCAAGGCCTTCCGCATCCGCATGGCCGCCAGCTTCGAGTTCGCGTCCGGCAGCGACAAGATCATCTGCGAGCGGCCCTACTACGACCAGTTCGCGGTGCTGCGGGCGCTGGAGCTGGGGTGA